Part of the Cellulomonas taurus genome, CAGGGAAGGGCGCCGGTTCCCGCGGTGCACCATCGGCACCCGGGTCGGCAGGGTCGGCAGCGCGAGCACCCGCCAGCGACGCACCGGCAGTCGGCTGAGCAGGGCGATCCCGTAGGCGGAGGACTCGGGCTGCCGGTCACCGGTGGCGGCGGTCCAGGTGCCGGGCTGCCCGTGCAGGGTGGCCACGAACCGGTGATGGGTGGCGCCCATCGCCTCGGCGGCCACCGCGGTCAGGTCGGCCTGGTGCGAGCGCGGTTGATCGCGGTCGACCTCCTGCAGTGCCACCACGTCGGCGTCGAGTCCGGCCACGGCGGCTCCGAACCGGTCCAGGTCGACCCGGCCGTCGCTGAGTCCACGTCCGTGCAGGATGTTGAAGGTCGCAAGTCTCACCAGGCGATTCTGTCCGCCGGACTGCGACCGCGCCCGTCGTCGTGTACACCCGAGGCATGGCAGCCACCCCTCCCGCCGACGCCACGGTCCGCGCCGGAGCGCTCGCCGCGCCCGGTGACAGCCAGGATGTCGCGCACCCGCCGGACATCCGGACCGCCCTCCAGGACGCGCTCCGCCTCACGGCGGTGGCACTGACCGAGGCGGGGGTCTCGTTCGCGTTGGTCGGTGGCTACGCGGCCTGGGCCCGGGGCGCGCCGGAGCCGAGCCACGACGCCGACTTCGCGGTGGCGGAGGAGGACGCCGACCGGGCGCGGGAGGCGATCGCGGCCGCGGGGCTCGAGGTGCGCGAACCGGCGGAGAACTGGCTGTTCAAGGCCTTCCACCACGGGGCGATGGTCGATGTCCTCTACCGGATGGTCGGCGAGCCGATCACCCCCGCGATGCTGGGCCGGTCCGAGGAGATCGAGGTGCTCGCGGTGCGGATGCCGGTGTTGGACGCCACCGACATCCTGTCCGCCAAGATGCGGGTGCTCGGGGAGCACTACTGCGACTTCACCCGGATGTTGGCGATCGCCCGGGCGCTGCGGGAACAGATCGACTGGGACCGGGTGCGCGCGGAGACCGCCGACACCCCCTACGGCCGGGCGTTCCTGCTGCTGGTGCACCAGCTCGGCATCAGTCCGGTCGGTCCGGTGTCGCCAGCGGAGTGAGACCGCGGTGCAAGATCGGGTCGGCTGCCGACACAGGGAACACAGAGGATGTCCCTGTGTGGCCGCCGACCCGGCGCGCCCACCGACCCGGAGGTGATCAGTGAGCGACAGTGCAGCCGACGACTGGTTCACCGCGCTGTTCCAGGACCACGCCGATGCCGTACACCGCTACCTGCTGCGCCGTGGGGCCGGACCGGAGGCCGAGGATCTGACGGCAGAGGTGCTCACCGTCGCCTGGCGTCGTCGCGCGGACGTCCCGGCCGGTGCGGAGCTGCCCTGGCTGTATCGGACGGCCGGGTTCGTGCTGGCGAACCATCGGCGCAAGGGCCGACCGGTGCCGGTGGGCGAGCTGCCCGACGAGCCCGACCCCGACGACCCGGCATTGCAGGCGGTGCGGGACGACCAGGTGCGTCGGGCGCTCGCGGCGCTGAGCGTCCGGGACCGGGAGGTGTTGCTGTTGTCCGCCTGGGAGGGGTTGTCCGGCGTGGAGCTCGCGGCGGTGCTCGGCATCGGCCGTGGCGGTGCCGACGCCGCGTTGTCCCGGGCCCGCGCCCGGCTCCGGGAGAGCTGGGCCACGCACGCCTGACCGTGCAAGACCGGGCCCGGTGGGCACATAAACCGGTCAGATCACCCCGAGCCGACCCAGGAGGCAGCGATGGACGAGCAGCACGAGCACGACGAGGCATTCGCGCGGCTCCGGGCGTCCGACCCGGCAGCGGCGGCGCAGCTGGACCATGACGCCCTGCACCGGGACGTCGAGCGACGGATCGCCGACCAGCCGGCTCAGTCCCGGTCGTCGTCGTCGGCGCTGTCGTCCCGGTGGTGGCAGGTGGCGGC contains:
- a CDS encoding RNA polymerase sigma factor produces the protein MSDSAADDWFTALFQDHADAVHRYLLRRGAGPEAEDLTAEVLTVAWRRRADVPAGAELPWLYRTAGFVLANHRRKGRPVPVGELPDEPDPDDPALQAVRDDQVRRALAALSVRDREVLLLSAWEGLSGVELAAVLGIGRGGADAALSRARARLRESWATHA
- a CDS encoding nucleotidyltransferase family protein produces the protein MAATPPADATVRAGALAAPGDSQDVAHPPDIRTALQDALRLTAVALTEAGVSFALVGGYAAWARGAPEPSHDADFAVAEEDADRAREAIAAAGLEVREPAENWLFKAFHHGAMVDVLYRMVGEPITPAMLGRSEEIEVLAVRMPVLDATDILSAKMRVLGEHYCDFTRMLAIARALREQIDWDRVRAETADTPYGRAFLLLVHQLGISPVGPVSPAE
- a CDS encoding endonuclease/exonuclease/phosphatase family protein — protein: MRLATFNILHGRGLSDGRVDLDRFGAAVAGLDADVVALQEVDRDQPRSHQADLTAVAAEAMGATHHRFVATLHGQPGTWTAATGDRQPESSAYGIALLSRLPVRRWRVLALPTLPTRVPMVHRGNRRPSLVRDEQRAALAAEVETETGSVTVVATHLTFIPGWNAVQLRRLVRSCRPLARPLVVTGDLNLEGRAPALISRWRSAGQAMTFPVEVPERQIDHVLLDGPVRATSEPIAVNTGMSDHRALVVDLAV